Below is a genomic region from Pseudomonas berkeleyensis.
GCAGCACCACGCCGGTGGCACCGAGCAATGTCTCGACCATCTCACCGACGATGGCGCCGGCCTGGCGCATGGCATCTTCCGGTCGACTGCGCAGGGTCTGGTTGAGCGCTTTGATGCGCTGGCTGGCCTCGATGAAGCGTCGATCCACGTCGGCCAGCCGAGTTCGCAGGTGGCGCAGCTTCTGCGCACGTTCCTGGCGGGCCTGGCTCTCGGGATCGACGGGCGGCTCTTCCGGGATCGGTGCGGGCGTATCGTCGGCCAGTTCCAGTGGCGGGCAGTCGCTGCGCACCGGGTCGTAGCGCAGTTGTTTCAGCTTCAGCGCGCGCAAGGCGCGAATCTGCGCTTCGTCCTTGATCTTGAAGTTGCTGAAGGCGAAGTCATGCTCCCACCAGCTCAGATCCAGATGAACGTAGAGACCGACGCAAAGCTGCTCGGGCGTGATGTAGAGAGTGTTGGCGGGCATGCCGGATCCGCTGGCTGATAGCTAATGGCCTGCAGTTTAGTCCGGGTTGAGCCCTTGCGGCACCTGTTCTTCGGACGGCTCTTCAGGCCATCACGTCGACGCTGTTGCCCAGGTTTGGCGGATTGCTCGGTGCACTGGCCGGTGCAGCGGACTGCACCAGGCCGGTGATGTTGGCGGCCTGCAGCTCCAGCGTCTTGCGCAGCAGCAGGAGCGACATCTGCGCGGAGATCTGAGCAGACGCCTGACTCGATACCTGGCTGGAAATGCTGCTCAGCTCCACGACTGTCTACCCGTGCTCAAGATTCAGGGGGTAGACATACGCCTGTTCCGCCCAGGCCGCAATAGCCGCCCGGGTTCTTCGCCAGATATTGCTGGTGATAGGTCTCGGCGTAGTAGAAGGTCGGCGCTTCGCTGATTTCAGTGGTGATGCTGCCCATTGCTGCCTTGTCCAGCTCCGCCTGGAAACGAGCCTGGCTGGCCTGCGCTGCATGCAGCTGCGCTTCGTCCTGGCAGTAGATCGCCGAGCGGTACTGTGTGCCCTGGTCGTTGCCCTGGCGCATGCCTTGGGTCGGGTTGTGCACTTCCCAGAACACCTTGAGCAAGGCTTCGAAGCTGGTCTGTTGCGGATCGAATACCACCAATACCACTTCGGTGTGCCCGGTCAGGCCGGAGCAGACTTCCTCGTAGGTCGGGTTGGGAGTGAAACCACCGGCATAGCCTACGGCCGTGCTGAACACGCCAGGCTGCTGCCAGAAGCGCCGCTCGGCACCCCAGAAGCAGCCCAGGCCGAACACCGCCTGCTGCAGGCCGGCCGGGAAGGGCGGTTTGATCGGGTTGCCGTTGACGTAATGAGTGTCGGCCACCGGCATCGCTTCGGCGCGACCAGGCAAGGCCTGCTCGGCGGTCGGCAGTGCATGTTTGTTTACGAGAATCTGGGAACGCAGAACCATGGCGGTCTCCTGAAAGTGGGTGAGTTGTGGACTATGCGCAGGGCGGCGTATTACGTCCGTTGGTCGGCCTGTGGCCGGCAGGGATAGCGGCGCAGGCTGTCGATCAGGTCGCGGCCGGGAATCGGCTTGTCGAACAGGTAGCCCTGGCCGACATCGCACTGCTGGCGGCGCAGGAAACCAAGCTGGGCGCCGGTCTCGATGCCCTCGGCGACCACTTTGAGCTTGAGATTGT
It encodes:
- a CDS encoding putative motility protein, which encodes MELSSISSQVSSQASAQISAQMSLLLLRKTLELQAANITGLVQSAAPASAPSNPPNLGNSVDVMA
- the msrA gene encoding peptide-methionine (S)-S-oxide reductase MsrA, coding for MVLRSQILVNKHALPTAEQALPGRAEAMPVADTHYVNGNPIKPPFPAGLQQAVFGLGCFWGAERRFWQQPGVFSTAVGYAGGFTPNPTYEEVCSGLTGHTEVVLVVFDPQQTSFEALLKVFWEVHNPTQGMRQGNDQGTQYRSAIYCQDEAQLHAAQASQARFQAELDKAAMGSITTEISEAPTFYYAETYHQQYLAKNPGGYCGLGGTGVCLPPES